AGCTTGGGAAAGGTAAACTATCTGTTTGAACACGAATACGGGTTAGATATCCCTGATGAGAGATGGAAGAAAAATCACCAAGATGTGATAGAATGCATCAGAAACTTCTATAGGTCGGATGTATTGGAAAAGGTAAAAACTCTGGAGCACGATGATGTTCTTTCAATCGACAGGATAACACCAATCCCCTTCTCATTTAACGAAGAAAAGATATACGTAAATTTAGACCTTGCCTATAAGTTAGATGATGGAATCGAAATTGTCGATTGGAAAACAGGAGCCGGGGAATCAAATAAGCTACAGTTCATAATCTATACGATTTACGCAAATGAGATTTTAGGTGCACCCGCAGATAAAATTTCCCTCATCGAATACAACCTCTTCGGAAATGAGAAAACCGTACATAGGTTTAGTTACAAGGAATTATCTGAAGCAAAAAAATATATAAATAGCAGTATCGATAGCATGAAGCGCTACCTGAGTGATCCGACCGGTAATGAAGCGATAATAACAGACTTTCCGAGAACAGAGGACGAGTGGAAGTGCAATTCCTGCAATTTCAAGAAAATCTGCTTCGATCTCCCCTGAAAGTA
This genomic interval from Thermodesulfobacteriota bacterium contains the following:
- a CDS encoding PD-(D/E)XK nuclease family protein codes for the protein MGTLTNDFSWSASRDALFEECKRKYYYNYYGSWGGWEKDRADHVTRTLYVLKNLQNIPMWKGKSVHTEISRILKELVGTNELINLEYSLTRVTNLMRQEFKFSRDGLYWNAVDSLGKVNYLFEHEYGLDIPDERWKKNHQDVIECIRNFYRSDVLEKVKTLEHDDVLSIDRITPIPFSFNEEKIYVNLDLAYKLDDGIEIVDWKTGAGESNKLQFIIYTIYANEILGAPADKISLIEYNLFGNEKTVHRFSYKELSEAKKYINSSIDSMKRYLSDPTGNEAIITDFPRTEDEWKCNSCNFKKICFDLP